The proteins below are encoded in one region of Pseudomonas putida S13.1.2:
- a CDS encoding antitoxin Xre-like helix-turn-helix domain-containing protein, whose product MTDANAELTQNQLAVGLRAALRILDGWNATTEQVGSILRISTATRQKISRDSSASVRLDLDQQQRISLVLNIHAALRTVFENQENVQGFPNLQNANDFFEGRSPLEVMAQGDMISLYETYRRIEHLQQSS is encoded by the coding sequence ATGACGGACGCCAATGCTGAGCTCACTCAAAATCAGTTGGCCGTAGGGTTAAGGGCAGCCCTGCGAATTCTTGATGGATGGAACGCGACCACCGAGCAGGTCGGAAGCATTCTTCGCATATCCACCGCGACCCGCCAGAAGATCTCACGGGATTCCAGCGCCAGCGTACGCCTTGATCTGGATCAGCAGCAGCGAATCAGCTTGGTGCTCAACATTCATGCCGCGTTGCGAACGGTCTTTGAAAATCAAGAAAACGTTCAAGGGTTCCCAAACCTGCAGAATGCCAATGATTTCTTCGAAGGACGTTCTCCCCTGGAGGTGATGGCCCAAGGGGACATGATCTCGCTTTATGAGACCTACAGACGAATTGAACATCTGCAACAGTCGAGCTGA
- the iteA gene encoding anti-phage ATPase IteA, whose protein sequence is MEYLSEILKILDGALKANASMASNYAGLLADKLESDGDKRQARMIRERLARAPAALASAQDAAHGFSFSNLPTDGESHLHTVDVSTPSLDKGSLLLPSAVENRIQEFLANIRRYDDLARVGAAMPSRLLAYGPPGTGKTKLARYIAGHLELPLLTVRCDTLVSSLLGQTSRNLRRVFEYSQQRPCVLFLDEFDALAGARGNERDVGELQRVVIALLQNIDAIPESTILVAATNHDQLLDPAIWRRFSFRIPMAEPDLALRRMLWKQYLEPFSAEQLDLDVLAQLSDGITGANIEQVCLDTKRGAVLSNASSVDENQLIRRLGLNLALTGGRVLSTVESEVRWLNGWAPKYFSLRTLGRLYDLSTRQITKILKEETSSGPQEHARATAVECEG, encoded by the coding sequence GTGGAATACCTCTCAGAAATCTTGAAGATCCTGGACGGAGCTCTCAAGGCGAATGCCAGCATGGCCTCGAATTATGCCGGCCTCCTGGCAGACAAACTGGAGAGTGACGGCGACAAACGACAAGCCCGAATGATCAGAGAGCGCCTTGCAAGGGCTCCTGCAGCGCTAGCCAGTGCCCAGGATGCTGCCCATGGTTTTAGCTTCTCGAACCTGCCTACAGATGGTGAAAGCCATCTGCATACGGTGGACGTAAGCACCCCTTCGCTTGATAAAGGCTCGTTGCTGCTGCCCAGTGCAGTCGAGAATCGAATCCAGGAGTTTCTGGCAAATATCCGCCGATACGACGACCTTGCACGCGTGGGCGCTGCCATGCCGAGCCGCTTGCTGGCATACGGCCCGCCCGGTACAGGAAAAACTAAGCTTGCCCGGTATATTGCCGGGCACCTTGAATTGCCACTGCTAACGGTCCGGTGCGACACGCTTGTGAGCAGTCTGCTGGGACAGACCAGCCGGAACCTCCGTAGGGTGTTCGAATACTCCCAACAGCGCCCCTGTGTACTGTTCCTAGATGAGTTCGATGCCTTAGCGGGGGCTCGGGGGAACGAGCGTGATGTCGGGGAGCTCCAGCGAGTGGTGATTGCACTGCTGCAGAACATAGACGCCATCCCAGAGAGCACCATTCTGGTCGCTGCAACCAATCACGATCAGTTGCTCGACCCAGCCATCTGGCGCCGGTTCAGTTTCCGAATTCCTATGGCTGAGCCTGACCTGGCATTGCGCCGAATGCTGTGGAAACAATACCTGGAGCCGTTCAGCGCCGAGCAGTTGGATCTGGATGTCCTAGCTCAGTTGTCTGACGGAATCACCGGGGCAAACATTGAACAGGTCTGCCTAGATACCAAGCGCGGGGCTGTTTTGTCGAACGCATCCAGCGTCGATGAAAACCAGCTCATCCGACGCCTAGGTTTAAATCTTGCACTTACTGGTGGCCGAGTGCTATCTACTGTCGAGTCAGAAGTTCGGTGGCTTAATGGATGGGCACCAAAGTACTTTTCCCTGAGAACATTGGGAAGGCTGTACGACCTGTCGACTAGGCAAATCACGAAGATCCTCAAGGAGGAGACCAGTAGTGGCCCGCAAGAACACGCCCGCGCAACCGCTGTTGAATGCGAGGGTTGA
- a CDS encoding abortive infection family protein, with protein MEQNDQIEPLLATVHTLLRADGADDAAEIVQKYPAAAEQTGYDNWNGGTNYWHIQFKMPASDYARLGAKRSQLEEQITAKLRTVTEHQENDCYSAVIVPDREFRADWRSSSQSELPKKVRQNILDGLRLDDVDWSGRLNDVEFLSRLYDLEEMPSTDSRYKDAVGDIWQHRCNNDDWENDWLYSDSRFRLAEGSADHFLRFLCEMVHPLVRPDRDDALKLAEQFNDQLKGAGWELYQAELIAGRPRFAFRSLEHNGGRSVLRAKAVADALNAGWMAKQIERLELAVDTDPELAIGTAKELVETCCKSILTKRGIAFTKSDDMGDLTKKLTKALQLVPEGVSDAAKGAENVRLILRNLTQITSNLTQLRGLYGTGHGKDGQYRGLQPRHARLAVAAAVAFIDFVSETHRHREHTENAEKA; from the coding sequence ATGGAGCAGAACGACCAAATCGAGCCGCTACTGGCGACCGTGCATACTCTCTTGCGAGCAGATGGTGCGGATGATGCTGCCGAGATCGTGCAGAAATACCCCGCCGCAGCGGAGCAGACGGGGTATGACAATTGGAATGGAGGCACCAACTACTGGCACATCCAGTTCAAGATGCCTGCTTCTGACTATGCTCGCCTTGGCGCGAAACGCAGCCAGCTGGAAGAGCAGATCACAGCCAAGCTACGCACCGTTACCGAGCATCAGGAGAATGATTGCTACTCTGCAGTGATCGTCCCAGACAGGGAGTTCCGCGCTGATTGGCGGTCGTCGAGTCAGTCAGAACTGCCTAAAAAGGTGCGACAAAACATCTTGGATGGTCTGCGCCTGGATGATGTCGACTGGAGCGGGCGGCTCAACGATGTGGAATTTTTGAGCCGGTTGTACGATCTGGAAGAAATGCCATCCACGGATAGCCGTTACAAGGATGCTGTTGGCGATATCTGGCAGCATCGCTGTAACAACGACGATTGGGAAAATGACTGGCTCTATAGCGACAGCCGCTTCCGCTTGGCTGAAGGGAGTGCCGATCACTTCCTGCGTTTTCTGTGTGAAATGGTCCATCCCTTGGTGCGACCCGATCGAGATGACGCGCTCAAGCTTGCGGAGCAGTTCAATGATCAACTGAAGGGCGCCGGATGGGAGCTGTATCAGGCTGAACTCATTGCTGGCCGACCGAGATTTGCGTTTCGGTCTCTAGAGCATAATGGTGGCCGCTCGGTACTCCGTGCTAAAGCTGTTGCAGATGCACTGAATGCAGGCTGGATGGCCAAGCAAATCGAACGTCTAGAGCTCGCCGTGGATACCGACCCGGAGTTGGCGATCGGCACCGCTAAAGAGCTTGTGGAGACCTGTTGCAAGTCGATTCTCACCAAGCGTGGTATCGCCTTCACCAAGTCAGATGACATGGGTGACTTGACGAAGAAGCTCACCAAAGCTCTTCAACTTGTGCCGGAGGGCGTAAGTGATGCTGCAAAAGGGGCTGAGAACGTTCGACTGATCCTGCGAAACCTCACGCAGATCACGAGCAATCTGACACAGCTAAGGGGCCTTTACGGGACAGGACACGGAAAGGACGGCCAGTATCGTGGTCTTCAACCGAGGCACGCTCGGTTAGCTGTTGCAGCGGCCGTCGCGTTTATCGACTTTGTGTCCGAGACGCACCGGCACCGGGAACACACGGAAAACGCCGAGAAAGCATGA
- the iteS gene encoding S8 family anti-phage peptidase IteS has protein sequence MARKNTPAQPLLNARVENPFIHVPFQPVDLSSIEGGGGGGGKELVEVNAAYRQALSRTLADASSALSSEQVLHPQALTHLVLKLREKGIAKTHRPILVAEEAQLQAAGHGQIDEMLVGASANSLDVFDRVILHRDTKKIRSQLSVIESIEPWGRQRRNPEGSHRLLENGRAVLRLFQYQQGTFNTFNYDSILQILKSLSLPFVQIDQGRGLPIIGIRDLDKIQDDALDRILDFPGIRSIYAEKFFHPRTTVQVPMGGPTASHVQPAQQPVTLPTVAVFDSGVSPNATLIKHYVQTQDPYVLFPDTNYEHGTAVASLVAGGAHFNDKHAWIPTTPALVHDVCALEASGSYMSDLELRLQSAVKNRPDVKIWNISLGGEPCDDSLFSDFAMTLDQLSDKYQVLFVVAAGNYTDLPRREWQKLSTLADRISSPGESVRALTVGSISHIDAAGALSAVGHPAPYSRCGPGPVFTPKPDITHVGGGVHAPWNAGSASLKVLWPDNQLRLGFGTSYAAPLASCMAAHAWQAVAGRPSLNPSPSLVKALMIHAAQLSSPDYDSYHRRYLGAGRPEDVLKALYDSDDSFTLVFQANLVPGNMRWRKTPYPIPDVLIVDGKFRGEVIITAAYAPPLDPNSGSEYVRANVELSFGAITGDTIQGMVPMDSDEGQSGYEIAQISAGGKWSPVKVHRATFPNGTAVKQWGLQAKARLRAYEPELTEALPVNIIVTLRSLDRDPQVRAAGLKALSLRNWVHTPLPVRVPIRV, from the coding sequence GTGGCCCGCAAGAACACGCCCGCGCAACCGCTGTTGAATGCGAGGGTTGAGAATCCGTTCATACATGTCCCGTTTCAGCCTGTGGATCTCTCGTCAATTGAGGGTGGCGGTGGCGGTGGTGGCAAAGAGCTCGTAGAGGTCAACGCCGCTTACCGTCAGGCACTCTCAAGAACACTCGCAGATGCTTCATCGGCGCTCTCCAGCGAGCAGGTGCTTCATCCCCAGGCTTTGACGCACCTGGTACTCAAGCTGCGGGAAAAGGGAATCGCAAAAACCCACCGCCCCATCTTGGTCGCAGAGGAAGCGCAGCTACAGGCGGCTGGCCATGGTCAGATTGACGAGATGCTCGTTGGGGCCTCTGCCAACAGTCTGGACGTGTTTGATCGTGTGATCCTGCACCGCGACACCAAGAAAATTCGATCCCAACTGAGTGTGATCGAATCCATTGAGCCTTGGGGTCGCCAACGACGAAACCCGGAAGGAAGCCACCGGCTCCTGGAAAATGGTCGTGCCGTTTTGCGACTCTTCCAGTACCAGCAGGGCACATTCAATACGTTCAATTACGATTCGATACTGCAGATTCTGAAATCCCTATCGCTGCCGTTCGTCCAAATCGACCAAGGGCGTGGCCTGCCAATAATTGGCATTCGGGACTTGGACAAAATCCAAGATGATGCCCTTGATCGGATTCTAGACTTCCCCGGCATCCGGTCCATCTACGCAGAAAAGTTTTTCCACCCCAGAACCACGGTCCAAGTGCCTATGGGTGGACCAACAGCCAGTCATGTACAGCCAGCCCAGCAGCCCGTCACGCTTCCGACAGTGGCAGTCTTCGACTCAGGCGTAAGCCCGAACGCCACGCTCATTAAGCACTACGTCCAAACTCAGGACCCCTATGTGCTTTTCCCAGATACCAACTATGAGCACGGCACAGCGGTAGCCTCGCTTGTTGCAGGAGGAGCTCACTTCAACGACAAGCACGCCTGGATTCCAACAACGCCCGCCCTCGTGCATGACGTGTGTGCACTGGAAGCTTCTGGCTCGTACATGTCTGATCTGGAGCTACGTCTTCAATCTGCGGTAAAGAATCGGCCAGATGTGAAAATATGGAACATCTCCCTTGGGGGTGAGCCTTGCGACGATAGCCTATTCAGCGACTTTGCGATGACCCTGGATCAACTTAGTGATAAGTACCAGGTGCTCTTCGTCGTGGCCGCAGGCAACTACACCGACCTCCCACGTCGCGAATGGCAAAAACTCTCGACGCTCGCTGACCGTATTTCGAGTCCAGGGGAGTCGGTTCGTGCTTTGACTGTGGGCTCGATATCCCACATTGATGCTGCAGGCGCGCTCAGCGCTGTTGGCCACCCGGCACCTTACTCGCGTTGTGGTCCTGGCCCAGTCTTCACTCCGAAACCAGACATCACGCATGTGGGCGGAGGTGTACACGCTCCGTGGAACGCCGGCTCCGCTAGCCTCAAAGTCTTGTGGCCCGACAATCAGCTGCGCTTGGGTTTTGGGACGAGTTACGCGGCCCCCCTCGCATCGTGCATGGCAGCCCACGCATGGCAAGCTGTGGCTGGGCGTCCATCGCTGAATCCGTCGCCTTCGTTGGTCAAGGCATTAATGATCCATGCAGCGCAGCTCTCTTCGCCTGATTACGATTCTTACCATCGCCGATATCTAGGTGCAGGCCGGCCTGAGGACGTACTTAAAGCCCTTTACGATTCAGACGACAGTTTCACCCTCGTTTTCCAGGCGAATTTGGTACCGGGCAACATGCGCTGGCGGAAAACCCCTTATCCGATCCCCGATGTTTTGATTGTGGACGGCAAATTTCGGGGCGAAGTGATCATCACGGCGGCATATGCCCCCCCACTGGACCCCAACTCGGGCAGCGAATATGTACGCGCAAACGTTGAGTTGAGCTTCGGTGCGATAACGGGAGATACCATCCAAGGCATGGTTCCAATGGACAGCGATGAAGGCCAGAGCGGATATGAGATCGCTCAAATTTCCGCTGGAGGTAAGTGGTCCCCTGTGAAGGTCCATCGAGCGACCTTCCCCAACGGGACAGCGGTCAAACAATGGGGGCTCCAAGCCAAAGCCCGCCTACGTGCATACGAGCCCGAGCTGACAGAAGCCTTGCCGGTCAACATAATTGTGACTTTGCGATCCCTCGATAGAGACCCACAGGTACGGGCCGCAGGGCTGAAAGCTCTGAGCTTGCGCAACTGGGTTCATACCCCTCTACCTGTTCGGGTACCGATTCGGGTGTAG
- a CDS encoding TniQ family protein, whose translation MPLSILPDETLPSYVRRNLLLYWAEPKAEIFEALRTRHVIKTAEVRRLAEAIGWPGCYGFNRLVHNHTLNAAFHVIKSDWDVAYSGTQYLSEGEHFSEWDASFCPECVREDLKIHGFSYWRRYGASKVSVCPKHNAVLIRDCPFCGKLFTRMDHDLDVMWRTCGGRHLAEAEVVANHDPLALKRAEVYQRLCRSPHIISGLHAAKVLLDKATALSPQLTGEDRSKMRAIASTMSDLVERFADVPSPSLESRAGTITAVFVHAVVALYDSYDDFERELMTLAGSARCTDSLWSSYRIEDTKYVHFVEEDYVQGLGVWSTPRIVLDDVVVQVGWPWPTSKHYPCCNTPLSIHEGPSQRNTNVAASPSIPKIGLANARAIGIIKQASQASTRCDA comes from the coding sequence ATGCCCCTCTCGATTCTGCCTGATGAAACTCTTCCGTCATACGTGAGAAGGAACCTGCTGCTCTATTGGGCCGAGCCCAAGGCAGAGATCTTCGAAGCCCTGCGTACCCGTCATGTGATAAAGACGGCCGAAGTGAGAAGGCTCGCAGAAGCCATCGGCTGGCCTGGGTGCTATGGGTTCAATCGGCTTGTTCACAATCACACGCTGAACGCAGCGTTCCACGTCATCAAAAGTGACTGGGATGTTGCCTACTCAGGCACTCAGTACCTTTCTGAGGGGGAGCACTTCAGTGAATGGGATGCTTCCTTCTGCCCTGAATGCGTTAGGGAAGACCTCAAGATCCACGGGTTTTCATACTGGAGGCGCTATGGCGCGTCAAAGGTGTCGGTGTGCCCCAAGCACAACGCTGTCTTGATTAGGGATTGTCCTTTTTGCGGTAAGTTGTTCACTCGCATGGATCATGACCTTGATGTGATGTGGCGCACTTGCGGCGGCCGGCATCTCGCCGAAGCTGAGGTTGTTGCTAACCACGACCCATTGGCGCTCAAGCGTGCTGAGGTCTACCAGCGATTGTGCAGGTCGCCCCATATCATCTCTGGTTTGCATGCCGCCAAGGTGCTGCTGGATAAGGCTACCGCTTTGAGCCCGCAGCTCACTGGCGAGGACAGGTCAAAGATGCGGGCGATAGCCTCGACCATGAGCGATCTTGTAGAGAGGTTCGCCGATGTGCCATCACCGAGCCTTGAAAGTCGAGCTGGGACCATCACAGCAGTATTCGTTCATGCTGTCGTGGCGCTCTATGACAGCTATGACGATTTCGAACGTGAATTAATGACCCTAGCGGGGAGCGCTCGATGCACTGATTCGCTCTGGAGCAGCTATCGGATAGAGGACACAAAGTATGTCCACTTCGTAGAAGAAGACTACGTGCAGGGTTTGGGGGTTTGGTCCACCCCGCGCATTGTGTTGGATGACGTGGTAGTCCAGGTAGGTTGGCCTTGGCCTACATCCAAGCACTATCCCTGCTGCAACACCCCGCTGTCCATTCATGAAGGACCATCACAGCGCAATACTAACGTCGCCGCTTCGCCCAGCATTCCCAAGATCGGTTTAGCAAACGCGCGAGCTATCGGGATCATAAAACAGGCGTCGCAAGCCTCCACCCGCTGCGACGCCTGA